In the genome of Rhineura floridana isolate rRhiFlo1 chromosome 10, rRhiFlo1.hap2, whole genome shotgun sequence, the window atataccacattttccacaaatagtctgtgctcaaagcggtttacataaacaaATAGTCCAAATACTGTAGCATAACATAATAAAAAGAGCAATCATTACAACACTAAAACAAATTcatcaaaatgtaaatgagcataaagctcaagcCAAAATATCCCAAAACAACCTCCAAAGCTGATATAACAATCTCTTCGTTCCCCCTTCACCTTCTGCTTCAACCCAAAAGGCAAGAAAGTCTTCTGGAGGGTGGAGCAGAGCAGGTGGAAACAGGCATCCCTGATGGTAAACACAAAGTCTCTCTCCCATCCCCATTTTTTATTTATGaacagatttttaaaactttCAGTTCACAGTGATCCTTGTGAAGGTGACTACAaaatatgggggagggggaacgtGATAGGTTTGATTGTATACAATAACCGAAAATGGGAAGGCATTTTCCAAGATGGTGATCAAACTACTAAACAAAAAATTTGGCAACCTAGATTTTTTAATTCACACATTTTTCATGTAGAAACATCTGGTAGCTCCTAATTCCTCAAAAATGCCATCACCTTCCTCAAATTCAGAAAACAGACTAGTCTTAAGAGACCTTTTCAGGCTTTTGAACCAGTCTGTTTTTCTTCTGGAGATGTCGcagattgaagctgggactttctgcatgtaaagcatatgcTTTACTACAAATAGGTATTATGTTTCTTATAATATTTACAATTGAATTATCAATTGAAATCATTTTGAGCAGTCAAGCGTATAATTTGGAACTCCTTTCAGTCATACAACTATGGGGTAGACTAcagcttgcacaatgggacttcaccttcctctctttccccctGCAATCCACCACATGCCTCCAAaacagagattggaaaagttacttttttgaactacaactcccatcagccccagccagcatggccactggattgggctgatgggagttgtagttcaaaaaaagtaacttttccaagctctgctccaaaatctactccagagtCTTCCCCAATAAGGAAAAAGATGGATGTGAAAAAAGCACTGTTCATGGAAGGGTGATTGTCAAGTCAAAGACAGCCTGTATGAATAAATTCTCATACCAATAGCCACATACTTTTTCAAGACGTAAGAgtacatttaaaaatatgtatgagCAATTTTAGTCTGACAGCCGCACTCTTTAACTTTGTATAGTTGTCACTGTGTTGGCATTGATCCTTCTAACTCTATTCATACAGGCTAGCAGTGCAGGTTTTCATAAATATATTTCGTACTCTTGACTCCTTACTGCTGGGAATGTTGCAAGTTTTAGAGAGCACTGTAGGAATGCCTGCAGTTGGATGAAAGTCAGCCACAACTTTTAATCAACAAACCCATAGAAATTCATCCTAAATACAACCACAACTCATTCACCAAGTGTGgatctttatgtagccaaaatggcactatTCACACATGAGAGGGGAAAATCTGCAGGGTTAGGGaaaccctgaggtttgcagaagtacaattaATATTTATTCAAAATAGCCCAGTgagggctgagcatgctcagtgggtacAGAATGCTGACAAGACCTTTAGAGGGAGAACATGGGcaggtggaatggagtatcctggaatcTCCACGAAGGGCCTTGATTCTCTCCCACTCTCTCACAATTCTTCCTATGTTTGACCACTTTAAGTTTTAAAGAGCAATTTACTGTCCTTGCCCAgttattgttgatttttaaatGTCCCGGTGATTTAAATGTCTTGGTATTGTTTTTCCAGTTCTTGGTTAGATAATAATGGAAAGAGTGCAGAAAAAAAGTTGAAGAATAGCTTACCACTCAGGGAAGAACTAGACCGTTTGAAAGGTGAATTGTCTCATCAGCTACAGCTCTCTGATATCAGGTAACAAATTAACTTATCTGGgtgaaaaagaaatatatatattttagaagaCTGTGGGTGGAGCAGAGCAATATTGCTGGGATTAGATGGACTCTAACAAATGTACTTCACATGTATTTAAAATGTGCACTCTGTTAAGTCTCATAAAAATAAAGGGAAAATTGGTTTTGTTCAGTTAAAATTGCACTGTTTGGCAGCATTTCAAGTGCCTTGCTGGAAAAAGTCTGTGAGTTTAGCGGCTGCAGTGTGGTGTTTTGCTCTGTGCAATGCTTACAATGCCAGCCCAAATGCATTAATTGTCACTGCAGCTTTATTCTTAGTTTTCTTGCATTtctatgcagctgccttccatgcCCAATTATCAAAGTTTCCATTTGAGTTAGAGACCTGAGTCAAGATCTTATACTCAAAACTGCTTGTCTGTTAGTGGTATTtaacagcagtagtgtagtggcaaatttagaaatgcagggtcccaTCATGAGTCATGTCACACCCCCTCGCAGCCacgtccccttctaagattaatCAAtaaaagtaagctttcagtctcatACTTTGGAGTTCTGTTGAGTGatgaatgctcagaggcacatgttaccaaattcttccaagctacacaggaagtggattggactgaaagaccaacccatattgtgtttgcattttgacagatttgtagggcagtacaatatctcagagaggaggtcaggtctcctgctcccctggtgcattcactatagctgcccaatttccctgctttttcaagttggatagaaatagctgtgggctctaggtatgttcttaaactgcaaggttttttgcctattagtgtatataaatttaaataaataaattgtaatgtgctgtgctaggtgatgtatgttttttaattgtacttttactTCTTAATATAAGTAGCAGCATTCAGGGACCCATCCACTGCTCCATCCCcaccacaacttttttttttttttaaagcaagcccGTCTGTTCTCCCAAAGTTTGCTGCTGACTGGCAACCTAAGCTTGCATTTATCATAAGAAAGTAAATACCAGGGTTTGGCTGtccaccctcctctctctctgtaaACCTCTCTCTCAGCTCCTTGTGACTCTTTCTTCCCCATAACAACAAGCAGTGagagccaatcagtgtgcctGGGGATCCATGCTGACTGCTGATTGGCTGTAGTGCCTGCTCACCTTGCTGGATTCAAGGCCTATGGAGGGGAGCAAGGAAAGGAGGTAGCTTTTAAATGCAAGTGCACTTGGGAATTGTGTGGCTTGATTgtctgtagagacagagggactctgAGAGAGGCTGCCAGCAAAAAGTAATGGGACAGCGTCCCAAGGAATCCAGTCATCAATACACACCTGTTTAACAATGCCTTTCATCAGTTAGCTCTGGCCCATCTCTGCTGTGCAGTTTAAAAGGACTGAAACTTCCTGGTGTATTTTTTTTTAGATGGCAGAGGAGCTGGGGCATTGCCCATCGATGTAGCCAGCTACACAGTCTAAGTCGGTTAGCTCAACAGAGCCCGGAAGCACCAAGAAATGCCAAAGGTACATTTTCTATTGCAATTTTCTTTGGTTTAACACGATAACAATATTATGCTATTATTTAAAGAAGATTGTGAGTAATAGTTCAGAACTTTGAAACTGATGCAAAACATATTAGTGCAGACCTGGTCTTCCGATGTAAttctctgcttttttttcttGGCACAACCTAGGTGTTGTGTTTGAGGTATAAAGTCATAAGTGGCTTAGATCCTACATACCTACAAGGTTGCCTTCTCCCCTAcgctcatggaggaaaaggctatcaatagctactaggcatgattgctatgttctacctccactgttggagacaatgcctctgaataccagttgctgggaatcacaaatggggagagtgctgttgcactcaggtccgctTTCAGATTTCCAGCAGgcttctggttgaccactgtgagaacaagatgctggacaacTTTGTCCTTTGTCCTTCTTGAGTagggttctttttatgttcttatcctaTTTTGATCTGTAATGACTGAAAGCACCCACTTGATGTTATGTTGGTGTTAACTCATTGGGTTTACTTGCATATGTGGGTACAAGGAGGTGGAGAAGAGCCTAGAGAAAGATAGGCCTAATGGAGAACGGCCTAAAGGAGAGCCCACATCTCCAGCAGGGGATCCCCGGGGATCATTTTTGAATCCCTTGGCTAACTCCCATTGTTGTAAGCTAACCACACacttccccaccccaaaaaagctCAGCTGTGAATagttattaaaaaaaccctcccctttccAATAGGACGCACTGTGATATTTACAGACCGTTCAGGCATGAGCGCAACAGGCTATGTTATGCTAGGAACTATGGATGTTCACCACCACTGGACAGAAGTAAGAACTGGTAACTAAATTTGATTTGTTGCAATCCCCAGCCTATACTTACATGTTTGTGGAGTGCAAAAACCACCTGTATGCAAAAAGCTGGTACCTACCTGCTTCTGGTTGACACAACTGGTCACTGATTTCTTAAGTACAGTTGTTTGATGTCACTTTGCTGCAGGAAAGTGGAGTTACAGCACTGTATGTGTGTACAATAATGGACTCTTTCCCCAGATCCTTAGTGTCTAAAATGACTAACTCCAACCCTAAACTATAACTAATGAAGCCATGTTTTATTCTCGGAATGGGTAacatgaatattttttaaaaggcttccTGGAGTTCTAATATCTctgtcaggggtgtagtcatgcagggtctcagggggtcttagactctttaccttttggggagcagggtcccagcagaatccctatgccttcagcatcctacaagctaatcagcataCAAGAAGAGTgtattagtcactgagaagagtcttctaacatgcttccttgtcttttcctgctgattgaagccaaataaagtgaaaggaggtgagtccaacagtgagaagactcttccagtgctaacactcttctctttcatgcttattcgTTCCTAGGCATtaccaaggatctcattctcaaccccacagcaaaaaaagcagggatggggcatggctgtgattaatatGAAGGACtctggcacttctgaatttgccactacactactaatcTCTATAATACATTGGGTTAATACAGGCATAATTTATGTGCTTCCTCCTCCCGTTTCTGCCTGTCTTAAGGTATATGTTAGtgcagccttgtatttaagcactagcTTGGCAACTGAAGGCAACAAGGAATTACATGCAGGCAAGTGAGGGAGCTGGCAGAGGAGGGACAGAGTGTTCTATTCCTCCTCTGTTGCCACCATAGAAGCAGGCTGCCAGAGAGGGAATGGAATCCtccatccctcctctgccagcctcCAGCAAGTAAATCAAATGTTTTTTCAGGCTCGTAATTTGTTTAGTTCCTTATGTGTGTTAGCACCACTTAAACCGCACTTAATATTAACCAgggttcttatttattatttatttattagatttatatcctgcccttcctcccagtatgagctcagggtggcaaatttACAATTTAATGTTTGGATAACAAATTCTAGTTTGTTTCAAATCCTTGTTCTGATGTATCCCTTAACTGTGCTGAACGTGGGCAAGACAGTGTACTCCTAAGAAGTGGCTGGGTGCATTATCCCAAAGGGCTCCCAATATTTTGTCCATGGTTAGGAGCGGGCAAGCATCTGCACCAGCCCTTTAACTAATTATGacttcatttttccactctttagTACTGGTTAGTGCATAATTCCTGAGATAAagtgttgtattcaactaagtcctactcagagtagacccattgacattaataaacccaagttagtcaagtctattaacatcagtgtgtctactctgagtaggactaggcaTGACTATCACCCCAAATCACAAATACAATTCTAATTATGGAGATGATGATTATCGTGATAAGGATTTGTTCATTTCATTTAATAATTACTTTGCACAAAACATCCCTGAGTTATCAACTATGAAAGCATCAACATTTAAaaggggtgtgtttgtgtgtgtacatacacagAGTTTTAAATTCAACACAGATTGGGTTAAAAgtctccatttaaaaggcttgttgaaaaaggaaaggctAAACATTAAACACTATAGGTCATATTCAAAATTAGtaatactctgagtagacccaagTCCATTGCTTTTAGAGTGTTTAATCAGAtatagaaagccagtgtggtgtagtggttaaggtgttggactacgacctgggagatcagggttcgaatccccacacagccatgaagctcactgggtgaccttgggccagtcactgcttctcagcctcagaggaaggcaatggtaaaccccctctgaatacagcttaccatgaaaaccctattcatagggtcgcataagtcagaatcaacttgaaggcagtccatttccatttttaatcaGATATTGAACAGCATCAAATAATTATCAGAACATTTGATTAATTGGTGCATGTGTTTAAatataagttttgttttgtttctatacTACAAATTCTCATAGAATACATCTAAACGGTGTACAAAATGTCTTCTGCTATTCTGTCCGAGCATTGTGCCAAGCTGCGGAGGACCCTCTTGGTTGTGTCGCAATCCTAGTTAGCGGAAACCAGGGGAGAGCATTCGGGGGGGGGCTCCCTTCCTATAAAATCACTTACCCTTGGAGCTCCAGCAAGCACTAACACTGATACTTTAGCacttgttaaaaaaacaaacacctgtgCACTTGCATCTTTTCTTGGGCTTAAAGTCTGTAATTAATTAATGGTGCCCCTGGAGTTGTATTCAATTTAGATTATCatgattttagtgttttatcattttaacTTGGATAGCACCGTGGGGCAGATTATAATAGGCTGTATATAACTTTTTTTAGAAATAAAGATCTCAGTTAAACTCAGAACAACATAACAAAATTAAAGCAAAATACACTAACAAAAGTACAGAATGGTTCATCTGACAAGGTGattataaaaccagtaaaacattTTCATGAGAAGGTTTGCTGAAATAaccaatttcttaaattattgcCTAAAACTAGTTACACACTGCCAACTTGATTTCATTGGGTAGACAGTCCAAGACAAGTTgagattttatcattctttgacgtatttgatttatttattattttatttattaaatttatatcccgccctttctccaagaaggagcccagggcggcaaacaaaaacactgaaagcattttaaaacatcttaaaaacaaaagacttcaaaacttattaaaacaaaacatcttaaaaacaactttaaaaaacaactttaaaaacatattaaagccaattccagcacagatgcaaactgtcttttctattatcttttctagtaacAGAAGTTCAGTGCTTagataatttctttttttttaataatttttattcaaatttttcaaaagacaaacaaaacaaagtaaaaaaacataacaatacaacaacaaaaataaaaataaaatagttgacttccgatttgtcgcagatcagctataagtatataatatacatcaaacctgtcccttaatatatacatacaggatcacttttctccataggctatcttagttaatcgtcaaatcccaatatcatcattttattttgatctttcaacaaaaagtctaagagaggcttccattccttaagaaatgtgtctgtcgatttttctctaagtagacatgtcaatttatccatctctactaagtccattaatttcaatagccattcttccgttgttggtgttgattccattttccacttttgtgcatataataatcttgctgccgtaatcatatataaatatatatatataaggaagcATCTGTGAGCAAGGAGAGGCGGCAATCTGGTTTCCTATAGAAGGATCTTTCCTGCAAAACCtcatgcttgtttttatctttttgtacaccgcccagagagcctttgggcttagggcagtatataaattaaattaaataaataaataataaataatattattcttccatatttcttttctatttgtttatccataaaacccaataaaaaaaattctggttttgactgaatatttatctttagaattttttgcatcatcctacctatctgtgcccaaaatgattttgagtGCTTAGATAATTTCTAAAACATTAGTTAGTGTGGAGGGCTGGGTAGGGGCGGGGGGTTGGATGATATCATACACTTAAGGAAATATTTTAATTTGTGCAGATTTTTGAGAGATTGCCAAGCTACTCTGCACTTCAAAGAAAAGTACTGGTTTTGGAGGACCGTATAAGCCATCTTTTGGGAGGCATACAAATAACATACGTTGAAGAGCTGCAACCAATGCTGACACTTGAAGAGTATTACTCTATTCTTGACAGCTTTTATAATCAAGTGCGTAACAGCAGACTTCCATTTCACCCTCGCAGTCTGCGTGGATTACAAATGATTCTAGAAAGGTGTGTGTCCacaactactactgctactactattaataatattatgattaataataataataaatattattagttGCCTTTTGCAACAAAGCAacttacataataaaaataggattttttaaaaagttaaacacCAAATATAAAAGCAGCAGTAAAACAAGACCGAATGTGTTCGTCCAAATTTAAATTGCCAGGTCCAGCTAGTATCTacccaagagttcttaaagagtttaaatgtgtaattgctgatcttctaacaaaaatatgtatcttgTCCCTATGTTCAGTCTCTATATCAGAAAACCAGAAAGTGGCCAGTTGGGTTTACTTAACACCAATTTTTTTAATGGGttccaggaaattacaggccagttagcttagcaTGTGTtctaggaaaactggtggaaagcatagTTAAATATAGAATTACCAAGTATATAGaaaaacaagtcttgctgaagaaaaATAAGCATGGCTTCTCCAATGGTTACTTCTGTCTGTCTAACTTTTTAGAGTTGTTTGAGAGTGTCAGTAACTGTGTGGATACCAATACATAGGGAATATCCAAAGTTTATCTTCTGCATGGATTAAGCTTCTATATCAAGAACATTACATAAAGCAAAAGCCTTCAGTGCAAGAAGTACTGTGAAGTGTGTTGCGCTATTCTTAATGCACTTTCTCCATATTATTGCAGTGACAGGTATGCACCAAGTCTGCATGAACTAGGACATTTCATCATCCCAACCATCTGTGATCCAGCAGCGCTCCAATGGTTTATCATCACTAAAGCACAACAAGCaagagagaaactgaaaaaaaAGGAAGAGTAAGTGCTTCTTAAAACTCACTGCTTGTGTTCCATGCTGTGCTTGATGTCTTGGGAGGCTTCCAAGGAGACTGATGGGGAGGGGGCAATTCTTcaaagtgtgtgtaaaaagtgAATTTCTGCTAAAAGATTAATAGCACACTCCACTGATTCAAATAGTGTTTTGCTTCAGGAAGGTGTAAAACCCTCTTGCAGCATACCCAGCTCTTAAATTGTACATGCACAAACACCAGGATGAGAGAAAAGAGTGAGTTGGAGACCTAGTTCATTACCTGACATCAGTGCAAGCCAATCACTAACCAGACTTATTGCCTTGCTCTTTTGGACTTTGATAGGAAATTGGACTTCATTTAGTAAAAAGAAGAAGGCGTGGTGACTGAGACAAATGAGAAAAGGGGAAATGCTGCTACCATGAAACCCTTTAATATTCCTTTATCCCGATCCCCACACATAAAGTTGGGGACTAGAGATGCCATCCAACAAGCAGATTATTtgcatgtggggggggaggggtagaAGGTAGGGATTTTTATAGTGGAAGGGATAGTTCAAAAATGTGAAACACTGCTGTGAtaattttccttttttctttgtgATTATGACTTTGAAGTGGGGCTTATATTTACTGTTTCAGGTTAATGGTGCTAGAGAAGGAACTGATCAAGGCTTCCACTGAAAAATTTTGTCTCCAGCGACTATATAAGGAGCCTAGCGTTTCCAGCGTGCAAATGATCCATTCGTGCAAGAGACTGCTGGAGGCGTCACTTCCCAACCTTCAAGGCATGCACCTCTGCATTTCCCACTTCTATTCTGTGCTGCAGGACGGAGACCTCTGTATCCCTTGGAACTGGAAGCACTGAGGGCACCACCTAAATGATCTGGCCAGTCCAATATTTTGTATAGGAGCAAGCAAACACTACTTAAAACTTTTTAGAGTAAATTACTGAGATGCACATTTTTTCTTGCCAGTATTACACAAGTAACCCAAGACTTCTCCTTGGTTTTTAACTGCTGTTCACAAAGCAACAAACTACTGTCAATTTGTTTATACAGTCTCGCAAAAGGCTGAATGGTTTCAATGTGAAGTCTGGGATTACTTTGTTTCAAAATAATTACTGAAAGAATTGGTTGGAGTGAGTTATATAAAACTTGAACAAACTAAAGAGGACAAAAACTGTAGATACCCCTTCTAATATACATTAACAGTATGGATTTTAATATATACGAAATTGTGCTTAGAGGACTGAAGATGGGATTGAAGCTCATCTCTGACACAGATATTCCTCTCAGACAATGTTGGACTGTAAAAACTGAAGAAAGGATATTTTTTCAGAAGTTACCAATATTCTAGGTGTGCATTTGTATATAAAATATATTGCAATGACAGAGTATTTATTTTGCAAAGGTATCGTACAGCTTGTTTTGAGAATATATTATAAATGTCTGTTAAAAACCTGTACCAATTAGCATTGCACTTTCAACATACTTTTTTAGATAAACTTACAAACTTCTCTTTCTGTACATGATTCGTAAGCTATTCTCTTTTCAACCACGAGGCTGATATGTGAATCTCTGTAAGTGTGCTTACAACTTACTCCAGCTGAAGCATAGTTTCTGTCCATGCAGAATCTGCCTGTGCACATGAGTGGGTGCTGTGGGATATCTTCCTGGAAGACTGATGTCCCTCTCATCACTTAGGACACCCCTGTGCCAAAAGCAGGAAGGCATCTGTACAGAGTGAAGAATCAACTCAGAGTGAAGAATCAACTAAGTCCCTAATGTTTGATATTTCAGATCCCTGAAATAAGTACCTTGAAGATGTGCCCTACTGCCTTTAGATAGATTATATAGGTCATGTGCATAAGATACGTGGAAACTGTGCCAAATGAGTACAAGCATGAGGAAGAGTGTTGAGAAAATTTGTTTGCTAAGAGACTGTAACCAATCTATAGTCAAAAGAATTGAAGGAAACATATTAGTGGTGTAAATAAGTTTACTGTACAAATATGATCAGGCTATGTTACCTTGAATATCACTGGGATTAAATGCAGAACTgtagctttttaaattt includes:
- the TCAIM gene encoding T-cell activation inhibitor, mitochondrial isoform X2, which encodes MFCHWGSVRRSCLKKLPLQLVIQARTLSGADAVNALRPFYFAVHPDFFGQHPREREINENSLKRLNGYLENLQKPGFRSFKPTQLTFYVREREQNPSNVQESFGSSGFRAVSFTLRTRDLLSTVLDILNSCSLSTEHVQSLNGNVDTRSTQGAERTFPRPIKWDKTYYCFTGFKDPEEELEQAQRMETTLNSWLDNNGKSAEKKLKNSLPLREELDRLKGELSHQLQLSDIRWQRSWGIAHRCSQLHSLSRLAQQSPEAPRNAKGRTVIFTDRSGMSATGYVMLGTMDVHHHWTEIFERLPSYSALQRKVLVLEDRISHLLGGIQITYVEELQPMLTLEEYYSILDSFYNQVRNSRLPFHPRSLRGLQMILESDRYAPSLHELGHFIIPTICDPAALQWFIITKAQQAREKLKKKEELMVLEKELIKASTEKFCLQRLYKEPSVSSVQMIHSCKRLLEASLPNLQESACAHEWVLWDIFLED
- the TCAIM gene encoding T-cell activation inhibitor, mitochondrial isoform X1; the encoded protein is MFCHWGSVRRSCLKKLPLQLVIQARTLSGADAVNALRPFYFAVHPDFFGQHPREREINENSLKRLNGYLENLQKPGFRSFKPTQLTFYVREREQNPSNVQESFGSSGFRAVSFTLRTRDLLSTVLDILNSCSLSTEHVQSLNGNVDTRSTQGAERTFPRPIKWDKTYYCFTGFKDPEEELEQAQRMETTLNSWLDNNGKSAEKKLKNSLPLREELDRLKGELSHQLQLSDIRWQRSWGIAHRCSQLHSLSRLAQQSPEAPRNAKGRTVIFTDRSGMSATGYVMLGTMDVHHHWTEIFERLPSYSALQRKVLVLEDRISHLLGGIQITYVEELQPMLTLEEYYSILDSFYNQVRNSRLPFHPRSLRGLQMILESDRYAPSLHELGHFIIPTICDPAALQWFIITKAQQAREKLKKKEELMVLEKELIKASTEKFCLQRLYKEPSVSSVQMIHSCKRLLEASLPNLQGMHLCISHFYSVLQDGDLCIPWNWKH